From Flavobacterium sp. 102, a single genomic window includes:
- a CDS encoding agmatinase family protein, with product MTKQQIIDSFDPSQPGLADATVFGLPFSAEQSEIVIIPVPWEVTVSYGAGASEGPEAILDASFQVDLNHQDFPELWKLGIYLDEAPSHWKNNSDQYKALAQPIIELLESGEAVENYPALKADLDKINKVCRDLHTEVKEKVLFWTKQGKKVALLGGDHSTPLGYYEALASMHDNFGILHLDAHMDLRIAYEGFTYSHASIMYNALQIPQISKIVQVGIRDFCEQEVEVVNQSKGRVLINTDADLKAEMFEGKTWAQQCDAIIATLPQKVCVSFDIDGMYPWYCPNTGTPVPGGFSFEQATYLFNKLAESGKEIIGFDLVEVAPGETDDWDGNVGARMLFHMCGVLAKNSGLNVGQKINFPRS from the coding sequence ATGACCAAACAACAAATAATAGATAGTTTTGATCCAAGCCAACCCGGTTTAGCCGATGCAACGGTTTTTGGATTGCCCTTTTCAGCAGAACAAAGTGAAATTGTTATTATTCCTGTGCCTTGGGAAGTAACCGTAAGTTACGGCGCCGGCGCTTCTGAAGGACCGGAAGCGATATTAGATGCTTCCTTCCAAGTGGATTTAAATCACCAAGATTTTCCTGAATTATGGAAACTCGGAATTTATTTAGATGAAGCACCAAGTCATTGGAAAAATAACTCGGATCAATACAAAGCATTGGCCCAACCGATAATTGAATTGCTCGAAAGCGGTGAAGCAGTCGAGAATTATCCGGCATTGAAAGCTGATTTGGATAAAATCAACAAAGTGTGTCGTGACTTGCATACTGAAGTAAAAGAAAAAGTTTTGTTTTGGACAAAACAAGGTAAAAAAGTAGCGCTATTAGGAGGCGATCATTCAACGCCATTAGGATATTATGAAGCGTTAGCCAGTATGCATGATAACTTCGGAATTTTGCACTTGGATGCGCATATGGACTTGAGAATTGCTTACGAAGGCTTTACTTATTCGCATGCTTCAATTATGTATAACGCTTTGCAAATTCCTCAGATTTCTAAAATAGTTCAAGTTGGAATTCGTGATTTCTGTGAACAGGAAGTTGAGGTCGTGAATCAATCTAAAGGAAGAGTGTTAATAAACACTGACGCCGATTTAAAAGCGGAAATGTTTGAAGGTAAAACATGGGCGCAACAATGTGATGCGATTATAGCAACCTTGCCGCAAAAAGTTTGCGTTAGTTTTGACATTGACGGTATGTATCCATGGTATTGCCCCAATACAGGAACTCCGGTTCCGGGTGGGTTTTCGTTTGAACAAGCTACGTATTTGTTCAATAAATTAGCCGAAAGCGGTAAAGAAATCATAGGTTTTGATTTAGTCGAAGTAGCGCCGGGAGAAACTGACGATTGGGATGGCAATGTTGGAGCCAGAATGTTATTTCATATGTGTGGCGTTTTAGCTAAAAACAGTGGATTGAATGTTGGCCAGAAAATTAATTTCCCAAGGAGTTAG
- a CDS encoding glycine zipper family protein, translated as MRSIVMILATVGVLSLNSCKNTDKQGVVDSDIRTTTIDSMNAVAEKQRIIDSMKVENEKVLMEKQVVVVNQQTPAAAAPQRKKWSGAAKGAVIGAGVGAITGAAISKKKAEGAIIGGLAGAGVGAGTGAIIDDKKK; from the coding sequence ATGAGAAGTATAGTAATGATTTTAGCAACAGTAGGAGTTTTAAGTTTGAACTCGTGTAAAAATACAGACAAACAAGGTGTGGTTGATTCAGATATTCGGACGACTACCATTGATTCTATGAACGCTGTCGCTGAGAAACAACGAATCATCGATTCTATGAAAGTAGAAAATGAGAAAGTTTTAATGGAAAAACAAGTAGTGGTTGTAAATCAGCAGACACCTGCAGCTGCTGCACCTCAAAGAAAAAAATGGAGTGGTGCTGCTAAAGGAGCCGTAATTGGAGCCGGAGTTGGCGCCATAACTGGAGCGGCGATAAGTAAGAAAAAAGCCGAAGGTGCCATTATTGGTGGTTTGGCGGGAGCCGGAGTAGGCGCAGGAACCGGAGCCATTATCGATGATAAGAAAAAATAA
- a CDS encoding penicillin acylase family protein, which produces MKYFKKFIYILLILIVVIAIAFFGYLQTTKPKYEGEVSLTNISKSTTVYFDDYGVPHIYAATQKDAMTTLGYVHAQDRLWQMELLRRIAPGRLSEIFGGAALKTDKFFTGIGIDENSTTAVSQLDKNSPTYILAQAYLKGINQYIAEGDTPIEIRLLGIEQENFTLKDVYNIFGFMSFSFAMAQKTDPLLTDIRDRFGMEYLKDFGIQGELSTQQLKSFKGKYAAYSEISKSVANLLEASPVPAFIGSNSWVIGGEKTKSGKVILANDPHIMHSQPGTWYEAHIVCPDYEIYGYYIAGTPFPLLGHNHNYAYGLTMFENDDVDFFQEAENPNNPKQYKTQEGYKNYTYKQKTIKVKDSIDVKLNVKTSKHGPIITGLLDGLKTDKSVAMHWIYTQQKNQILDAVYALSHAKNLESFHKNIELIHAPGLNIMYGDAKGNIAWITSGKLYKVDKSVNTNFILNGANGIDDKKEFLAFTKNPQAINPPWHYVYSSNNQPSPIDGYLYPGYYLPKDRATRIDSLLKPKNDWTKEDVSKMIVDNTSATAQTIVGNMTKPINPAKLSKIEKDALNVLQTWKATHNLEDIAPTIYNKWLYFYLKATLEDEFGEENFKLLLSTHIVKQMIEAQTQNANSPWWDNINTKGKKETQSEVLTKSFKEAIASLEKQLGNEVEQWTWGKVHQVTFQHPIGKVKMFSKFFNVGSFPIAGSNEVIDNQLFIYTDDAVIPVKGGPSTRRIIDFSDIENSLSVLPTGQSGNPMSKYYKDQAALFVNGKFRKMKLNKKEIEATSTKLVFKPKK; this is translated from the coding sequence ATGAAATACTTTAAGAAATTTATCTACATTCTCTTAATTTTAATAGTGGTGATAGCAATAGCTTTCTTTGGTTATCTTCAAACTACAAAACCCAAATATGAGGGAGAAGTTAGCTTAACAAATATATCAAAATCGACAACGGTATACTTTGACGATTATGGTGTGCCACATATTTATGCCGCTACTCAAAAAGACGCCATGACGACTTTGGGTTATGTTCACGCGCAAGACCGACTTTGGCAAATGGAACTCTTGCGACGTATTGCTCCGGGAAGACTTTCCGAAATTTTTGGAGGTGCGGCTTTGAAAACAGATAAGTTCTTTACAGGAATTGGTATCGATGAAAATTCGACTACCGCAGTCTCGCAATTGGATAAAAACTCGCCAACTTATATTCTGGCGCAAGCCTATCTCAAAGGGATCAATCAATACATTGCCGAAGGAGATACACCGATTGAAATCCGATTACTCGGTATTGAACAAGAAAATTTCACCTTAAAAGATGTTTATAATATTTTCGGATTTATGTCTTTTAGCTTTGCGATGGCACAAAAAACAGATCCTTTATTGACCGATATTCGCGACCGATTTGGAATGGAATATCTAAAAGATTTCGGAATCCAAGGCGAATTAAGTACGCAACAACTAAAGTCATTTAAAGGAAAATACGCAGCATACAGCGAAATCTCAAAATCGGTTGCGAATTTGCTCGAAGCTTCTCCGGTTCCGGCTTTTATTGGTAGCAACAGTTGGGTAATTGGTGGCGAAAAGACTAAAAGCGGCAAAGTAATTTTGGCCAATGATCCACACATTATGCATTCCCAACCCGGAACTTGGTACGAAGCACACATCGTTTGTCCGGATTATGAAATCTATGGTTATTACATCGCCGGAACGCCTTTTCCGTTATTAGGTCACAATCACAATTATGCTTATGGTTTAACGATGTTTGAAAACGACGATGTTGATTTTTTTCAAGAAGCAGAAAATCCGAATAATCCAAAACAATACAAAACGCAGGAAGGTTATAAAAACTACACTTACAAACAAAAAACCATCAAAGTAAAAGACAGCATCGATGTCAAACTAAATGTAAAAACCAGTAAGCACGGTCCAATTATAACAGGATTGTTAGACGGTTTGAAAACCGATAAGTCTGTTGCGATGCATTGGATATATACCCAACAAAAAAACCAAATACTCGATGCAGTTTATGCGTTGTCACATGCTAAAAACCTGGAAAGCTTTCACAAAAATATCGAATTAATTCACGCGCCGGGATTGAATATTATGTATGGCGATGCCAAAGGCAATATCGCTTGGATAACTTCCGGGAAATTGTATAAAGTGGACAAAAGTGTCAACACCAACTTTATTCTCAACGGCGCCAACGGCATTGATGACAAGAAAGAGTTTCTGGCTTTCACCAAAAATCCGCAGGCGATAAATCCACCGTGGCACTATGTGTACAGTTCGAATAACCAACCTTCACCAATCGACGGCTATTTGTATCCGGGCTACTATTTACCCAAAGACAGAGCAACGAGAATTGATAGTTTATTGAAACCGAAAAACGATTGGACGAAAGAAGACGTTTCTAAAATGATAGTCGATAATACTTCGGCAACCGCTCAAACCATAGTGGGTAATATGACCAAACCGATAAATCCGGCTAAACTTTCAAAAATAGAAAAGGATGCGCTAAATGTTTTGCAAACATGGAAAGCAACACATAATTTAGAAGACATCGCGCCAACCATTTATAATAAATGGCTCTATTTTTATCTAAAAGCGACATTGGAAGATGAATTTGGAGAAGAAAACTTCAAATTATTATTGAGCACGCATATCGTCAAACAAATGATTGAAGCCCAAACCCAAAACGCGAATTCGCCTTGGTGGGACAATATCAATACAAAAGGGAAAAAAGAAACCCAATCGGAAGTCCTTACTAAGTCGTTTAAAGAAGCCATTGCCTCATTGGAAAAACAATTAGGAAATGAGGTGGAGCAGTGGACATGGGGAAAAGTGCACCAAGTAACTTTCCAACATCCAATTGGTAAAGTTAAAATGTTCAGCAAATTTTTCAATGTTGGTTCGTTTCCGATAGCAGGTTCGAATGAAGTTATCGATAACCAATTGTTCATTTACACCGATGATGCGGTAATTCCGGTCAAAGGCGGACCATCAACACGACGTATTATCGACTTTTCAGATATTGAAAACAGTTTGAGTGTTTTGCCAACAGGGCAATCAGGCAACCCAATGAGCAAGTATTATAAAGACCAAGCTGCGTTATTTGTAAACGGAAAATTCAGAAAGATGAAGTTGAATAAAAAAGAAATTGAAGCGACTTCGACTAAATTAGTTTTCAAACCTAAAAAGTAA
- a CDS encoding NAD(P)/FAD-dependent oxidoreductase has protein sequence MQNPQKIAVVGSGLVGTLLAIYLKRQGHNVHVYDRSPDIRTVEFSGRSINLVMSTRGWKAMEDVGLDDEIRKIGIPVDKRAIHLKDGKLNYQYYGKDGEAIFSLSRGVLNRRMIDLAEAEGVEFFFEHKIWDVTLADATLHIGETERGEWTELKYDKVFGADGAFSRIRHRMQRQSMFDYSQEFMKIGYKELHIPANPDGTHKVDKNSLHIWPRGNFMLMALANLDGSFTCTLFMPFEGENSFEQLKDKESLVNFFAQYFPDTKEVIPDLVEDFFKNPTSYLVMMKCYPWTFEDKVALIGDASHAIVPFYGQGMNAGFEDITVLSEMMSKYGDDWGMIFSEYEKSRKPNADAIAELSLRNFIEMSTKTADENFLLQKKIEKWFSDKHPDKWLPLYSRVTFSLHPYSEALALGDFQNKIMEEVMQMPNIEENWNSPEVENKIIDLLK, from the coding sequence ATGCAAAATCCTCAAAAAATTGCTGTTGTTGGTTCAGGCTTAGTCGGAACTTTGTTGGCAATTTATCTCAAAAGACAAGGACACAATGTTCATGTTTATGATCGTAGTCCCGATATTAGAACGGTTGAATTCTCAGGTCGTTCCATTAATTTGGTGATGTCAACTCGTGGCTGGAAAGCCATGGAAGACGTTGGTTTAGATGATGAAATCCGAAAAATCGGAATTCCGGTAGACAAAAGAGCGATTCATTTAAAAGACGGTAAACTCAATTATCAATATTATGGTAAAGACGGCGAAGCTATTTTTTCATTGTCAAGAGGTGTTTTAAACCGCAGAATGATTGATTTGGCAGAAGCCGAAGGCGTTGAATTTTTCTTTGAACATAAAATTTGGGATGTCACCTTAGCAGACGCAACTTTGCACATTGGTGAAACCGAAAGAGGCGAGTGGACTGAGTTAAAATATGACAAAGTCTTTGGTGCCGATGGTGCTTTTTCCAGAATTCGCCACCGCATGCAGCGCCAAAGCATGTTTGATTACTCACAAGAGTTTATGAAAATCGGCTACAAAGAATTGCACATTCCGGCTAATCCCGATGGAACGCACAAAGTCGATAAAAACTCTTTACACATTTGGCCACGCGGCAATTTTATGTTGATGGCTTTGGCCAATTTAGACGGCAGTTTTACTTGTACGTTGTTCATGCCTTTTGAAGGCGAAAATTCTTTTGAGCAATTGAAAGACAAGGAATCTTTAGTTAATTTCTTTGCCCAATATTTTCCGGATACCAAGGAAGTGATTCCAGATTTAGTCGAAGATTTCTTCAAAAACCCAACGAGTTATTTGGTGATGATGAAATGTTACCCATGGACTTTTGAGGATAAAGTCGCTTTGATAGGCGATGCTTCTCATGCGATTGTTCCTTTTTACGGACAAGGAATGAATGCCGGTTTTGAAGACATTACCGTTTTAAGCGAAATGATGTCAAAATATGGCGACGATTGGGGAATGATTTTCTCCGAATACGAAAAATCACGAAAGCCGAATGCTGATGCAATTGCTGAATTGTCTCTTCGAAACTTTATCGAAATGAGTACCAAAACCGCCGATGAAAACTTTCTTTTACAAAAGAAAATAGAGAAATGGTTCTCCGACAAACATCCCGATAAATGGTTGCCTTTGTACAGCAGAGTGACTTTTAGTTTGCATCCTTATTCCGAAGCGTTGGCGTTGGGCGATTTTCAAAACAAAATCATGGAAGAAGTAATGCAAATGCCGAATATTGAAGAAAACTGGAATAGCCCTGAAGTTGAAAACAAAATTATTGATTTACTGAAATAA
- a CDS encoding cupin domain-containing protein, which produces MSNKYFIQKAPFVVPTTDGKLIEEHHGNATTNNADISIAHMIAPPKWAEPFQTPEFDEYTYIITGKKQFIIEDETVIVEAGQSIKIEKNTRVQYSNPFDEPCEYIAICQPAFDFNKVHREE; this is translated from the coding sequence ATGAGTAATAAATACTTTATCCAAAAAGCACCTTTTGTCGTGCCGACCACAGATGGCAAACTCATCGAAGAACATCACGGGAATGCGACAACCAATAATGCTGACATTTCAATAGCGCACATGATTGCGCCACCTAAATGGGCCGAACCGTTTCAAACGCCTGAATTTGACGAATACACGTATATCATTACGGGGAAAAAGCAATTTATCATTGAAGATGAAACCGTAATTGTCGAAGCCGGACAATCTATCAAAATTGAAAAAAATACCCGAGTGCAATATTCCAATCCGTTTGATGAACCTTGTGAATACATTGCGATTTGCCAACCGGCTTTTGATTTTAACAAAGTACATCGAGAGGAATAA
- a CDS encoding DMT family protein: protein MKSFLTIGLLVLSNVFMTLAWYGHLKFKELKWFENAGLITIVLISWGLAFFEYCFQVPANKIGFEGNGGPFSLMQLKVIQEVITLVIFVIFSLLFFKNETFRWNHAVGFCFLILAVYFIFKK from the coding sequence ATGAAATCGTTTTTGACCATTGGCTTACTAGTATTATCAAACGTCTTTATGACTTTGGCTTGGTATGGTCATTTAAAATTCAAAGAACTGAAATGGTTTGAAAATGCCGGATTAATCACCATCGTTTTAATCAGTTGGGGATTGGCATTTTTTGAATATTGTTTCCAAGTTCCGGCGAATAAAATAGGGTTTGAAGGCAATGGCGGACCGTTTTCCCTAATGCAATTAAAAGTCATACAAGAAGTCATCACGTTGGTAATCTTTGTGATTTTCTCTTTACTGTTTTTTAAAAATGAAACCTTCCGCTGGAATCACGCCGTTGGGTTTTGCTTTTTGATTTTAGCCGTTTATTTCATATTCAAAAAATAA
- a CDS encoding helicase HerA-like domain-containing protein — MATASDFSKHINDGYTSKGESIILGGAILNGEALADTFVKVPLKTLNRHGLIAGATGTGKTKTIQVLSEQLSSFGIPVLMMDIKGDFSGIAKEGEEKPFITERHTKINIPYNTASFPVELMSLSQQDGVRLRATISEFGPVLFSRILDLNDTQAGVMAVIFKYCDDKRMPLLDLKDIKKVINFITEEGKEEITEHYGKISTSTTGIILRKIIELEQQGGDIFFGELSFEIDDLMRIDENGKGYINIIRLTDIQDKPKLFSTFMLSLLAEIYQQMPEKGDADQPELVIFIDEAHLIFNEASDALLNQIETIIKLIRSKGIGVYFVTQNPMDVPASVLAQLGLKIQHALRAFTANDRQAIKQTAENYPLSDYYNTAEVLTSLGIGEAFVTALNEKGVPTPLAATMMRAPMSRMDVLTESEIQQINTKSKLVRKYSEEIDRESAYEMLTKKIEAANQQAEETQESQQEEKRKSSEPSTDEVIGKSVTKVVTSATFIRGVFGILTKLFRK, encoded by the coding sequence ATGGCAACAGCATCCGATTTTTCAAAACACATCAATGACGGCTATACCTCAAAAGGCGAAAGTATTATTCTTGGCGGTGCCATTTTAAACGGCGAAGCTTTAGCAGATACTTTTGTAAAAGTGCCCTTAAAAACATTGAACCGTCACGGATTAATTGCCGGCGCTACCGGAACTGGAAAAACCAAAACTATCCAAGTCCTTTCAGAACAATTATCTTCCTTTGGAATTCCTGTTTTGATGATGGACATTAAAGGCGATTTTTCAGGTATTGCTAAAGAAGGCGAAGAAAAACCATTTATTACAGAACGACATACCAAAATAAACATTCCTTACAACACCGCCAGTTTTCCTGTAGAGCTGATGTCGCTATCCCAACAAGATGGCGTGAGATTACGCGCTACCATTTCTGAATTTGGGCCAGTACTGTTCTCAAGAATTCTTGATTTAAATGATACCCAAGCCGGTGTGATGGCTGTTATTTTCAAATATTGTGATGACAAACGAATGCCTTTATTGGATTTAAAAGACATCAAAAAAGTAATCAACTTCATCACTGAAGAAGGCAAAGAAGAAATCACGGAACACTATGGGAAAATCTCGACCTCAACCACTGGGATTATCCTTCGTAAAATCATTGAACTGGAACAACAAGGCGGCGATATTTTCTTTGGAGAATTGTCCTTTGAAATAGACGACTTAATGCGCATTGATGAGAATGGAAAAGGATACATCAATATTATTCGTTTAACCGATATTCAAGACAAACCTAAATTATTCTCAACCTTTATGTTGAGTTTGTTAGCAGAAATCTACCAACAAATGCCTGAAAAAGGCGATGCAGACCAACCGGAATTAGTGATTTTTATTGATGAAGCGCATTTGATTTTTAACGAAGCCAGTGATGCGTTGTTAAACCAAATTGAAACCATCATCAAACTCATCCGTTCCAAAGGCATCGGTGTTTATTTTGTAACCCAAAATCCTATGGATGTCCCGGCGAGTGTTTTGGCTCAATTGGGTTTGAAAATACAGCACGCCTTAAGAGCTTTTACCGCCAATGACAGACAAGCCATCAAACAAACTGCTGAAAATTATCCACTATCAGATTATTATAACACTGCCGAAGTATTGACTTCGCTTGGAATAGGAGAAGCTTTTGTAACGGCGTTAAACGAAAAAGGAGTTCCGACGCCTTTAGCAGCCACGATGATGCGCGCACCGATGAGTCGAATGGATGTTTTGACCGAAAGTGAAATTCAACAAATCAATACCAAATCAAAATTGGTTAGAAAATATTCAGAAGAAATCGATCGCGAAAGCGCTTATGAAATGCTGACCAAAAAAATTGAAGCGGCTAATCAACAAGCAGAAGAAACGCAAGAAAGTCAACAAGAAGAAAAGAGAAAAAGCAGTGAACCCAGTACGGATGAAGTCATTGGTAAATCGGTAACGAAAGTAGTAACCAGCGCCACTTTTATCCGCGGTGTTTTTGGTATCCTAACTAAGCTTTTCAGAAAATAA
- a CDS encoding MotA/TolQ/ExbB proton channel family protein — MANVKKESGSNGLGMMSGIIIVACIFVGWLIWQFIMGNGANFEGNVNTGHPLPGNYLAMVYKGGPIVPVLMGLLLMVVVFSIERFFVISKAGGKGNLDTFMRNVQASVKAGNIDDAINACDKQQGSVANAIKSALVKYQEVKKEGFTSEEAAETIHKEIEEATSLEMPMLEKNMTILSTLVALGTLAGLLGTVTGMIKAFGALASTGTPDQAALANGISEALINTATGISTSALAIVTYNFFTSKIDTLTYSIDEAGSTIVNTYRKFRGSLKS, encoded by the coding sequence ATGGCAAACGTTAAAAAAGAATCTGGTTCGAATGGTTTAGGGATGATGTCGGGAATCATCATTGTAGCATGTATTTTTGTTGGATGGTTAATTTGGCAGTTTATAATGGGTAATGGTGCTAACTTTGAAGGCAACGTGAATACAGGTCATCCGCTACCAGGAAATTACCTAGCAATGGTATATAAAGGTGGGCCAATTGTTCCGGTTTTGATGGGACTATTATTAATGGTAGTGGTATTTTCAATTGAGCGTTTCTTTGTTATTTCAAAAGCAGGAGGAAAAGGGAACTTAGATACTTTCATGAGAAATGTACAAGCTAGCGTTAAAGCTGGAAATATTGATGATGCAATCAATGCTTGTGACAAACAACAAGGTTCTGTTGCTAATGCAATCAAATCAGCTCTAGTAAAATATCAAGAGGTTAAAAAAGAAGGGTTTACGAGCGAAGAAGCTGCGGAAACAATTCACAAAGAAATCGAAGAAGCAACTTCATTGGAAATGCCAATGTTAGAAAAAAACATGACTATTTTGTCTACACTTGTAGCTCTTGGAACACTTGCCGGATTATTAGGAACAGTAACAGGGATGATTAAAGCATTTGGTGCGTTAGCTTCTACAGGTACTCCTGACCAAGCGGCATTAGCAAATGGTATTTCTGAAGCTTTGATCAATACTGCAACCGGTATCTCAACTTCTGCCCTAGCAATTGTAACTTACAACTTCTTTACTTCTAAAATCGATACTTTAACTTACTCAATTGATGAGGCAGGTTCAACTATTGTGAACACATACAGAAAATTCAGAGGAAGTTTAAAATCATAA
- a CDS encoding biopolymer transporter ExbD, giving the protein MAKIKSHKAAGAIDMTAMCDVAFLLLTFFILTATAKMPEPLPVDTPSSTVQTKLPETGLVMLTVGKSDGKEQVFYGMKDRAIRSGALDYMAQKYKLTFTEEEKAQFALVDEFGVPIESLKQLLAMKAADRVKKGVQPGIPHDSINNQLQDWIQGARLANINEGATKELQFAIKGDAKEEYPQIKRVMDILQDQKINSFNLVTGLRGKDY; this is encoded by the coding sequence ATGGCTAAAATAAAATCGCATAAGGCAGCAGGCGCCATCGACATGACGGCGATGTGTGATGTGGCTTTCCTTTTGCTTACCTTTTTTATCTTAACAGCTACGGCCAAAATGCCCGAGCCGTTACCGGTAGATACGCCTTCTTCCACTGTTCAGACTAAATTGCCGGAAACGGGTTTGGTGATGTTAACAGTCGGGAAAAGCGATGGTAAGGAACAAGTGTTTTATGGAATGAAAGATAGAGCAATTCGTTCGGGTGCTCTTGATTATATGGCTCAGAAATACAAACTGACTTTTACAGAGGAAGAAAAAGCCCAATTCGCACTTGTTGACGAGTTTGGTGTTCCTATTGAAAGTTTAAAGCAATTACTGGCGATGAAAGCTGCGGATAGAGTAAAAAAAGGAGTGCAACCTGGTATTCCTCATGACTCTATCAACAATCAATTGCAAGATTGGATACAAGGCGCAAGATTGGCAAATATCAATGAAGGTGCTACTAAAGAACTTCAATTTGCAATCAAAGGTGATGCTAAGGAAGAATATCCTCAGATTAAAAGAGTGATGGATATTTTACAGGACCAAAAAATCAATAGCTTTAATTTAGTTACTGGTTTAAGAGGAAAAGATTATTAA
- a CDS encoding biopolymer transporter ExbD, whose amino-acid sequence MAELNTGDGGGKKGSKKVRSKKSNAKVDLTAMVDLAFLLITFFMLTTSLSKPQSMDLGLPDKNKEDEPKDNIKVDQKRTMTIIMGKDNQIKWFHGLLETPEPGGAPTNAVYGKNGLRKEILKRVVSVNEYCQTLPTYKKGDGLIVIIKPSKKSTYRNLVDILDEMAICKVPSYAIVNDITPEEQKLVDEMNK is encoded by the coding sequence ATGGCTGAATTAAATACCGGCGACGGCGGTGGCAAAAAAGGCAGTAAAAAAGTAAGAAGTAAAAAGTCCAATGCAAAAGTGGATCTTACTGCCATGGTGGATTTGGCATTCTTATTGATTACGTTCTTTATGTTGACAACGTCTTTATCAAAACCACAATCTATGGATTTGGGTTTACCGGATAAGAATAAAGAGGATGAACCTAAAGATAATATAAAAGTTGACCAAAAAAGAACCATGACTATTATCATGGGAAAAGACAACCAAATAAAATGGTTTCATGGGTTGTTAGAGACACCTGAACCGGGTGGAGCTCCAACTAATGCGGTTTATGGAAAGAATGGTTTGCGCAAAGAAATTTTGAAAAGAGTAGTTTCTGTTAATGAGTATTGCCAAACTTTACCAACCTATAAAAAAGGGGACGGATTGATAGTAATTATCAAACCAAGTAAGAAATCAACATATAGAAATTTAGTTGATATACTGGATGAAATGGCAATTTGCAAGGTTCCATCTTATGCGATTGTAAATGACATCACTCCTGAAGAACAAAAACTAGTAGACGAAATGAACAAGTAA